A window from Neobacillus sp. PS3-40 encodes these proteins:
- a CDS encoding arsenate reductase family protein: MALTFYWYPNCGTCQKAKKWLNDHQLTYTEIHIVENPPSRDKITEMYQKSGLELKKFFNTSGHKYRELGLKDKMKSATEQELMDLLASDGMLIKRPLLTNGEKVTVGFKADAFEKVWL, translated from the coding sequence ATGGCATTAACTTTTTATTGGTACCCAAATTGCGGTACATGTCAAAAAGCGAAGAAGTGGCTAAATGATCATCAACTGACCTATACTGAAATACATATTGTTGAAAATCCTCCTTCACGGGATAAAATAACAGAAATGTATCAAAAAAGTGGCCTCGAACTAAAGAAATTTTTCAATACGAGTGGCCATAAGTACCGTGAATTAGGATTAAAAGATAAAATGAAATCAGCTACTGAGCAGGAGCTGATGGATTTATTGGCATCGGACGGTATGTTAATCAAACGGCCACTTTTGACAAATGGCGAAAAAGTAACCGTCGGATTCAAAGCTGATGCTTTTGAAAAAGTGTGGCTCTAA
- a CDS encoding acetyl-CoA C-acetyltransferase — protein sequence MREAVIVAGARTPVGKAKKGTLAHVRPDDLGALVVKETLKRAGNYEGNIDDLIFGCAMPEAEQGMNMARTIGALAGLSYTVPALTINRYCSSGLQAIAYAAQGIILGHSDTAIAGGAESMSLIPMMGHVVRPNIKLAENTPQYYMGMGHTAEEVAKKYGISRGEQDAFAVRSHQRAAKAISEGKFKDEIVPVDVKIRSVGADHRLTEKNIQFLQDEGVRLDTNLESLAKLRPAFSITGTVTAGNASQTSDGAAAVMVMDRVKAESLGLKPLIKFRSFAVGGVPPEIMGVGPVVAIPKALKLAGLELSDIGLFELNEAFASQSIQVIRELGLDEDKVNVNGGAIALGHPLGCTGAKLTLTLLHEMKRRNVQFGIVTMCIGGGMGAAGVFELL from the coding sequence ATGAGAGAGGCTGTTATCGTTGCTGGGGCACGAACCCCTGTTGGTAAAGCGAAGAAAGGGACGCTTGCCCATGTTCGCCCTGATGATTTGGGTGCACTCGTTGTTAAAGAAACATTAAAACGCGCGGGTAATTATGAAGGGAATATTGATGATTTAATATTTGGGTGTGCAATGCCGGAAGCGGAGCAAGGAATGAACATGGCCCGCACTATTGGGGCACTTGCAGGTTTGTCATATACGGTTCCGGCGCTCACTATAAATCGCTATTGTTCGTCAGGTCTTCAAGCAATCGCTTATGCGGCCCAAGGGATTATCTTAGGTCACTCGGATACAGCTATTGCAGGAGGGGCGGAATCAATGAGCCTTATTCCAATGATGGGGCATGTTGTACGTCCCAATATCAAACTTGCTGAAAATACCCCCCAGTATTATATGGGGATGGGGCATACAGCAGAAGAAGTAGCAAAAAAATATGGCATTTCTCGCGGGGAACAGGATGCTTTTGCCGTCCGTAGCCATCAACGGGCTGCAAAGGCAATTTCAGAGGGGAAATTTAAGGATGAAATTGTTCCTGTTGATGTGAAAATTAGGTCTGTTGGTGCTGATCATAGGCTTACTGAAAAAAACATACAATTTTTGCAGGATGAAGGGGTTCGACTTGACACAAATTTAGAGTCGTTGGCAAAACTTCGCCCAGCCTTCTCTATAACAGGTACAGTCACCGCAGGTAATGCCTCACAGACAAGTGACGGGGCAGCAGCAGTTATGGTAATGGACCGCGTCAAAGCAGAATCGCTTGGACTTAAGCCTTTGATAAAATTTCGTTCATTTGCTGTCGGTGGTGTTCCGCCTGAAATCATGGGTGTCGGTCCAGTTGTTGCTATTCCAAAAGCATTAAAGCTAGCTGGGCTTGAACTTTCAGATATTGGCTTATTTGAACTGAATGAAGCATTTGCCTCTCAATCAATTCAGGTGATTCGTGAACTAGGGCTTGATGAAGACAAAGTAAATGTGAATGGTGGTGCAATTGCCCTCGGACATCCACTCGGCTGTACAGGTGCAAAGCTTACCCTAACTCTTTTACATGAGATGAAGCGTAGAAATGTACAATTCGGGATTGTAACTATGTGCATTGGTGGAGGAATGGGAGCTGCTGGTGTGTTTGAACTTTTATAA
- the gcvH gene encoding glycine cleavage system protein GcvH — translation MTTPKDLRYTEEHEWVKVEGDQVRVGITDFAQHELGDIVFVELPEVGDEIIADQPFGSVESVKTVSELYAPISGKVVEINEDLNDNPENVNESPYEKAWMIVIEVSDKSQVDKLMTAEQYEELLKDH, via the coding sequence ATGACTACACCAAAGGATTTGCGTTATACCGAAGAACATGAATGGGTAAAAGTTGAAGGCGATCAAGTTCGTGTTGGGATTACAGATTTTGCTCAACATGAATTAGGAGATATCGTTTTTGTAGAACTTCCTGAAGTAGGCGATGAAATTATTGCAGACCAACCATTTGGTAGTGTAGAATCTGTTAAAACAGTTTCTGAACTTTATGCTCCTATTAGTGGTAAGGTTGTAGAAATTAACGAAGACTTAAATGATAATCCTGAGAATGTCAATGAATCTCCATACGAAAAAGCCTGGATGATTGTGATTGAAGTTTCTGACAAGAGCCAAGTTGATAAACTAATGACTGCAGAACAATATGAAGAGTTGCTTAAAGATCATTAA
- a CDS encoding acyl-CoA dehydrogenase family protein, whose protein sequence is MTNQTEKMIKGGSFLLEDISFDRVFTPEDYTDEHKMIAKTAEEFVKNEVLPEVPYLESHEFDRTVKLLKHAGELGLLGADVPEEYGGLGLDKISSALIGEKMSRSGGFSLSHGAHVGIGSLPIVLFGNEQQKQTYLPLLASGEKLAAYALTEPGSGSDALGAKTTARLNAEGTHYVLNGEKQWITNAGFADVFVVYAKIDGEYFSAFIVEREFPGVSTGAEEKKMGIKSSSTRTLILQDVLVPKENLLGEAGKGHVIAFNILNIGRYKLGVGTVGASKHAFELTVKYANGRQQFKTPISQFNLTKEKLATMAAKTYATESSVYRTVGLFEERMSKLSDEEIKDGKEVAKSIAEYAIECSLNKVFATETLDYVVDEGVQIHGGYGFMQEFEIERVYRDSRINRIFEGTNEINRLLVLGTYLKKALKGELPLLQKAQMLQEELMMLLPEEPGDEPLEQEKYLVMNAKKIGIMASGLAAQKYGKALEKEQEVLANIADIISNAYAMESVVLRTEKSIAKVGLEKSNQKLLYTQIFCQEAFNEIEQHAKETIIAMEQGDALRMLLSALRKFTRHTPINVIAKKREAADQLIEAERFIV, encoded by the coding sequence ATGACAAATCAAACTGAAAAAATGATAAAAGGTGGAAGTTTTTTATTGGAGGATATTTCCTTTGATCGAGTTTTCACCCCAGAGGATTATACCGACGAACATAAAATGATCGCAAAAACAGCAGAGGAATTTGTAAAAAATGAAGTGTTACCAGAGGTACCATATCTTGAAAGCCATGAATTTGATCGGACAGTAAAGTTACTAAAACATGCCGGAGAACTTGGTCTTCTAGGTGCAGATGTACCTGAAGAATATGGTGGGTTAGGGCTTGATAAAATTAGCTCTGCATTAATAGGCGAAAAAATGTCACGCTCTGGGGGTTTCTCCCTTTCTCACGGAGCACATGTTGGTATCGGTTCTTTACCGATTGTTTTATTTGGAAATGAACAACAAAAGCAAACGTATTTGCCTCTTTTGGCTTCGGGAGAAAAGCTTGCAGCATATGCCTTAACGGAACCAGGCTCAGGATCAGATGCACTAGGTGCAAAAACAACAGCAAGACTAAATGCTGAAGGAACCCATTATGTCTTAAACGGTGAAAAGCAGTGGATTACGAATGCTGGGTTTGCAGATGTATTTGTGGTTTATGCGAAAATTGATGGCGAATATTTTTCCGCTTTTATTGTAGAGAGAGAATTTCCTGGAGTTTCAACTGGAGCAGAAGAAAAGAAAATGGGGATTAAGAGCTCTTCAACAAGAACATTGATTCTACAAGATGTACTGGTTCCAAAGGAAAACCTTCTTGGGGAAGCGGGTAAAGGGCATGTGATTGCCTTTAATATTTTAAATATTGGACGGTATAAATTGGGAGTAGGTACTGTCGGGGCATCCAAGCATGCTTTCGAGTTAACTGTAAAATACGCCAACGGAAGACAACAATTCAAAACACCAATCTCACAATTTAATTTAACGAAAGAAAAGCTTGCGACAATGGCGGCCAAAACATATGCCACTGAAAGTTCAGTGTATCGGACTGTTGGCTTATTTGAGGAACGGATGAGCAAGCTTTCTGATGAAGAAATTAAAGATGGGAAAGAGGTAGCTAAATCGATTGCAGAATATGCCATTGAGTGTTCGTTGAATAAAGTGTTTGCAACGGAAACGCTCGATTATGTAGTTGATGAGGGCGTCCAGATTCATGGCGGCTATGGCTTTATGCAAGAATTCGAAATAGAGAGGGTTTACCGTGATTCCCGGATTAACAGAATTTTCGAAGGAACAAATGAAATTAATCGTTTGCTCGTTTTGGGAACATATTTGAAAAAAGCTTTAAAGGGTGAGTTGCCATTACTGCAAAAAGCACAAATGCTTCAAGAAGAGTTGATGATGTTGTTGCCTGAAGAACCCGGGGATGAACCACTTGAACAGGAGAAATATTTGGTCATGAATGCGAAAAAAATTGGTATCATGGCCTCGGGATTAGCTGCACAAAAATATGGAAAGGCGCTCGAAAAGGAACAGGAGGTATTAGCGAATATAGCAGATATAATCTCAAATGCCTATGCAATGGAATCTGTGGTGTTACGGACAGAAAAATCTATTGCCAAAGTAGGACTTGAGAAGAGCAACCAGAAGCTTCTATATACGCAAATTTTCTGCCAAGAGGCTTTTAATGAAATTGAGCAGCATGCAAAAGAGACCATCATTGCAATGGAGCAAGGTGATGCACTCCGGATGCTACTTTCCGCATTGCGTAAATTTACTCGCCATACTCCGATAAATGTAATTGCAAAGAAACGAGAGGCTGCAGATCAACTAATAGAAGCAGAACGATTTATTGTTTAA